A part of Prolixibacteraceae bacterium genomic DNA contains:
- a CDS encoding exodeoxyribonuclease V subunit gamma — protein MYDYLETLNTPQRNAVENIDGPTLVIAGAGSGKTRVLTYRIAHLVNKDISEKNILALTFTNKAAREMKERISDAVGEERAKNLWMGTFHSIFSKILRIEAEAIGYPSTFTIYDTQDAKSVIKSIIKNKKLDDKIYRPSVVQSRISTAKNNLVTPKNYINNKDIKEADKIKQMPQLGAIYLEYTRRCKKAGAMDFDDLLLETNILFRDHPDILEKYQKRFKYILVDEYQDTNFSQYLIIKKLAALNKNLCVVGDDAQSIYSFRGAKIENILNFRNDYPEYKTFKLEQNYRSTQTIVEAANSVIKKNSNQIPKKTYSENEIGERIQLFYTLTDNEEGIEVARKITQVKRDKGYNYEDFSILYRTNAQSRIFEECLRKRNIPYKIYGGLSFYQRKEIKDVLAYFKLIINTQDDESLKRIINFPTRGIGATTMSKLENAAAFHDLSIFEVASDAHHCQLAGLNAGAFKKVQAFIEMINEMSSKSNMMNAFEMAEMVCEKTKILEEYDFNHNPENKGKTENIQELINGIKDFTDNSMEEGKSFLILDYISEVALLTDQDTQNGEDTDRVTLMTVHSSKGLEFKNVFIVGMEEKLFPSIKETSLNVQELEEERRLFYVAITRAETNLWLSFVKQRSKWGKIEFCTPSRFLSEIDTQYVKMPLESESEIFIKRKETQRKRLEKHQYGHLETIESTVDNIKGVRLSGKIKRMEDLAKMNDKVVIGADPNSLTPDTRVKHQRFGIGIIQAIEGEQANKKAVILFEEHGAKTLLLRFAKLQVLD, from the coding sequence GTTATTGCTGGTGCTGGATCAGGAAAAACAAGGGTATTGACCTATCGAATAGCACACCTTGTCAATAAAGATATTAGTGAAAAAAACATTTTGGCGTTGACTTTTACCAATAAGGCAGCAAGAGAGATGAAAGAGCGGATATCAGATGCGGTTGGGGAAGAGAGGGCAAAGAACTTGTGGATGGGAACTTTTCATTCAATTTTCTCCAAGATACTCCGAATAGAAGCGGAAGCCATAGGATATCCATCAACCTTCACTATTTATGATACACAAGATGCGAAGAGTGTTATTAAAAGCATCATCAAGAACAAGAAATTAGACGATAAAATTTATCGACCTTCGGTGGTTCAAAGTAGAATTAGTACTGCAAAAAACAACTTAGTTACTCCCAAGAATTACATCAATAATAAAGATATAAAAGAGGCGGATAAGATTAAACAAATGCCACAGCTTGGAGCCATATACTTGGAGTATACAAGACGCTGCAAGAAGGCTGGAGCAATGGACTTTGATGATCTTCTTTTGGAAACAAATATACTGTTTAGAGACCATCCTGATATTTTAGAAAAATACCAAAAAAGATTCAAATACATTCTTGTAGACGAGTATCAAGATACCAACTTCTCACAATACCTTATCATTAAAAAACTTGCGGCATTAAACAAGAATCTATGTGTGGTAGGTGATGATGCACAGTCGATCTATTCCTTCCGAGGAGCAAAGATTGAGAACATATTGAACTTCAGAAATGATTACCCTGAGTATAAAACATTTAAACTAGAGCAGAACTACAGGTCGACACAGACCATCGTTGAAGCTGCAAATAGTGTTATTAAGAAGAATTCAAATCAGATTCCAAAGAAGACCTACTCTGAGAATGAGATTGGTGAGCGTATTCAACTCTTTTATACACTAACGGATAATGAAGAAGGTATAGAAGTTGCAAGGAAAATTACTCAGGTTAAAAGAGATAAAGGTTATAATTATGAAGATTTCTCTATCTTATATCGAACCAATGCTCAGTCGCGAATCTTTGAAGAGTGTCTAAGAAAGAGAAATATTCCATATAAAATCTATGGTGGTTTGTCTTTCTATCAACGAAAAGAGATCAAAGATGTATTAGCCTATTTTAAACTGATCATCAACACACAAGACGATGAATCGTTAAAGCGAATCATCAACTTTCCCACAAGGGGTATCGGTGCAACCACCATGAGTAAGTTAGAGAATGCAGCAGCATTCCATGACTTAAGTATCTTTGAAGTAGCGTCCGATGCACATCACTGCCAGCTTGCAGGACTTAACGCAGGGGCGTTTAAGAAAGTCCAAGCTTTTATTGAGATGATCAATGAGATGTCATCGAAATCTAATATGATGAATGCTTTCGAGATGGCAGAAATGGTTTGTGAGAAGACCAAAATTCTTGAAGAGTACGATTTTAATCACAACCCTGAAAACAAAGGAAAGACTGAAAATATTCAAGAACTGATTAATGGAATTAAAGATTTTACCGATAATTCGATGGAAGAAGGAAAATCTTTCTTAATTTTAGACTATATATCGGAAGTTGCACTGTTAACAGATCAAGACACACAAAATGGTGAAGATACTGATCGTGTGACATTAATGACGGTACACTCATCTAAAGGACTCGAGTTTAAGAATGTTTTTATAGTTGGGATGGAAGAGAAACTATTCCCATCGATTAAGGAAACATCATTAAACGTTCAAGAATTAGAGGAAGAGAGAAGACTCTTCTATGTTGCAATAACAAGGGCAGAAACGAACTTGTGGCTCTCTTTTGTAAAACAAAGATCTAAATGGGGCAAAATTGAGTTTTGTACTCCAAGTCGTTTTCTATCGGAGATTGACACTCAATATGTAAAGATGCCACTAGAGTCAGAGAGTGAGATCTTTATTAAGAGAAAAGAGACACAACGAAAACGTCTAGAAAAACACCAATACGGACACCTAGAAACGATAGAGTCAACCGTAGACAATATAAAAGGGGTTCGATTATCAGGGAAGATCAAACGCATGGAAGATCTTGCTAAAATGAATGATAAAGTAGTAATTGGAGCAGATCCGAACAGTTTAACCCCCGATACTAGAGTAAAACATCAACGATTTGGTATTGGAATTATACAAGCAATAGAAGGCGAACAAGCAAACAAAAAAGCGGTAATTTTGTTTGAAGAACATGGAGCGAAGACGCTGCTACTACGTTTTGCCAAACTACAAGTTCTAGATTAA
- a CDS encoding DUF4290 domain-containing protein encodes MEYNSSRKRLIMPEYGRNIQKMVDQLLDIQNKEHRNAAAQTIIDIMGNMYPYLRDVPDFKHKLWDHIAIMSNFTLDIDSPYPLPTKESLSEKPKKVPYPQKRIKKKHYGHLVDRMIEKALEFEDGHEKEELIKSIANHMKKSYFSWNKGVVNDEQIAADLKQMSNGKLILNDIKLSETRKFTNNSTTRRKSYHQDNKKQYKKSNHQGYKKQK; translated from the coding sequence ATGGAATACAATTCGAGTAGAAAAAGACTAATTATGCCTGAATACGGTCGAAATATCCAAAAAATGGTCGATCAACTTTTAGACATACAGAACAAAGAGCACAGAAATGCAGCGGCACAAACGATTATTGATATCATGGGTAACATGTATCCTTATCTACGTGATGTACCTGATTTTAAACATAAGCTATGGGATCACATTGCGATCATGTCAAACTTTACTTTAGATATTGACTCTCCGTATCCCCTTCCTACCAAAGAATCACTTTCAGAAAAGCCAAAGAAGGTTCCATACCCACAGAAAAGAATCAAGAAGAAACATTATGGGCACCTAGTAGATCGTATGATCGAAAAGGCGTTGGAATTTGAAGATGGCCATGAAAAAGAAGAGTTGATTAAATCTATTGCAAACCATATGAAAAAGTCATACTTCTCTTGGAACAAGGGAGTTGTAAATGACGAGCAGATTGCAGCAGATTTAAAACAGATGTCTAATGGCAAGCTGATACTTAATGATATTAAACTATCGGAAACACGAAAGTTTACGAACAACAGTACCACCCGTAGAAAAAGTTATCATCAGGATAACAAGAAACAGTATAAAAAGAGCAATCATCAAGGCTATAAAAAGCAAAAATAG
- the murA gene encoding UDP-N-acetylglucosamine 1-carboxyvinyltransferase: MAKFVIEGGHSLSGELTPQGAKNEALQIISAVLLTSEEVFIENIPNIRDVNKLIEILEDLGVKVKDMGNKTKSFIADEINLDYLDGEIFKDKASSLRGSIMLLGPLLARFGKGKMPKPGGDKIGRRRVDTHFQGFQEMGATFSFEAEESFFSITADKLYGVDIHLEEASVTGTANIVMAAVLAKGRTTIYNAACEPYLQQLCRMLNSMGAKIEGIKSNYLIIEGVERLGGCTHRMLPDMIEIGSFVGLAAMTGSEIRIKDVSWENLGVIPRTFEKLGIKLIKDGDDMVVPKQDSYVIESFIDGSIMTIADAPWPGLTPDLLSIILVVATQSKGSVLIHQKMFESRLFFVDKLIDMGAQVILCDPHRATVIGLDKQQALRATNMASPDIRAGVALLIAALSANGTSTISNIDQIDRGYENIDQRLQAIGAKITRVEE; the protein is encoded by the coding sequence ATGGCAAAATTTGTAATTGAAGGGGGACACTCTTTGTCTGGTGAATTGACTCCTCAGGGAGCAAAAAACGAAGCACTTCAGATTATTTCGGCAGTATTACTAACTTCAGAAGAGGTTTTTATTGAGAATATACCAAATATACGTGACGTCAATAAACTGATAGAAATCCTAGAAGACTTAGGGGTCAAAGTGAAAGACATGGGCAATAAGACCAAATCTTTTATTGCCGATGAGATCAACTTAGATTACCTAGACGGTGAAATATTTAAAGACAAAGCTTCCAGCCTACGTGGTTCTATCATGTTACTTGGCCCATTATTAGCAAGATTTGGTAAAGGAAAGATGCCGAAGCCAGGAGGTGATAAAATTGGGCGTAGAAGAGTAGACACACACTTCCAAGGTTTTCAAGAGATGGGTGCTACATTCTCTTTTGAAGCAGAAGAGAGTTTCTTCTCTATCACTGCAGACAAACTATATGGTGTAGATATTCACCTTGAAGAGGCATCTGTAACTGGAACCGCCAATATTGTTATGGCTGCTGTTCTTGCAAAAGGACGTACCACTATTTACAATGCTGCTTGTGAACCATATTTACAACAACTTTGTCGCATGCTAAATAGTATGGGGGCTAAGATTGAAGGAATTAAATCGAACTATTTAATTATTGAAGGAGTTGAACGATTAGGTGGATGTACCCACCGAATGCTACCTGATATGATTGAGATAGGAAGTTTTGTCGGCTTAGCTGCCATGACAGGTTCAGAGATCCGCATCAAAGATGTATCATGGGAGAACTTAGGAGTGATACCACGTACATTTGAGAAGTTAGGTATCAAACTTATCAAGGATGGAGATGACATGGTGGTTCCTAAGCAAGATTCATACGTAATAGAATCATTTATTGATGGATCTATTATGACGATAGCTGATGCACCATGGCCAGGACTTACTCCCGATCTACTTAGTATTATTCTTGTGGTTGCAACGCAATCTAAGGGAAGTGTGTTAATACACCAAAAAATGTTTGAAAGTAGACTCTTCTTTGTAGATAAACTTATCGATATGGGGGCACAAGTAATCCTATGTGATCCACACAGAGCTACTGTAATTGGCTTGGATAAACAGCAGGCACTCAGAGCAACCAATATGGCATCACCAGACATTAGAGCAGGGGTTGCATTGTTAATTGCTGCACTCTCAGCAAATGGAACTTCGACCATCTCCAATATTGATCAGATTGACAGAGGTTACGAAAACATCGACCAAAGGTTACAAGCAATTGGTGCAAAAATTACAAGAGTAGAAGAATGA
- a CDS encoding TlpA family protein disulfide reductase, translating to MKKIVIFISILLMSIQGYSIRNVEKEGVKVGQIAPNIVLKDTSRDEVKLNSLRENIVLVHFWASWCPSCRKENSKLVQVYKKYRSKTFTQGEKFEIFAISLDKKEKYWKDAIKKDQLFWDYNVCDFKGWYGTYPKRYKINAIPNNILINGKGIIIARDLNCKELEKKLECMSK from the coding sequence ATGAAAAAGATAGTCATCTTCATATCAATCCTTCTCATGTCCATACAGGGATATTCAATACGAAATGTAGAGAAAGAAGGAGTTAAAGTTGGACAGATAGCACCAAATATTGTCTTAAAAGATACGAGTAGAGATGAGGTAAAACTAAATAGTCTTCGTGAAAATATAGTTCTAGTTCATTTCTGGGCATCATGGTGCCCTAGTTGTCGAAAAGAGAACAGTAAATTAGTTCAAGTTTACAAGAAGTATCGAAGTAAGACGTTTACTCAAGGTGAAAAGTTTGAGATCTTTGCCATCTCTCTAGATAAAAAAGAGAAATATTGGAAAGACGCCATTAAGAAAGATCAACTTTTTTGGGATTACAATGTTTGTGACTTCAAGGGTTGGTATGGAACATATCCAAAGAGATACAAGATTAATGCTATTCCCAATAACATATTAATCAACGGTAAGGGAATCATTATCGCAAGAGACTTGAATTGCAAAGAGCTAGAGAAAAAGCTTGAATGCATGTCAAAATAA
- a CDS encoding nucleotide exchange factor GrpE has translation MTDKKVHTEEQEEIKDINQEGVENTKDSEATDANEEVKDGATTTETESNDVEKQLAEQKDKYMRLSAEFDNYRRRTLKEKMDLTKSAGEKVIVDILPVVDDVERAISAINVTDENRNVFEGVELIYTKLKDFLKKNGVVELGSVGDVFDTDHYEALTKIPAPSEDLKGKVVDVIEKGYTLNDKVIRFAKVVIGE, from the coding sequence ATGACTGATAAGAAGGTACATACTGAAGAGCAAGAAGAAATCAAAGATATAAATCAAGAAGGTGTAGAGAATACCAAAGATTCTGAAGCAACAGATGCTAATGAGGAAGTTAAAGATGGTGCGACTACAACTGAGACGGAATCAAACGATGTGGAGAAACAATTAGCAGAACAAAAAGACAAGTATATGCGTCTTTCTGCTGAATTTGACAACTACAGAAGAAGAACTCTGAAGGAGAAAATGGACCTTACTAAATCTGCTGGAGAGAAAGTTATCGTCGATATCCTTCCTGTAGTAGATGATGTTGAAAGAGCTATCTCTGCAATCAATGTGACTGATGAAAATAGAAATGTTTTTGAAGGAGTTGAGTTGATCTATACTAAACTGAAAGACTTCTTAAAAAAGAATGGTGTTGTTGAACTAGGTAGCGTAGGTGATGTGTTTGATACAGATCATTATGAAGCACTTACTAAAATTCCTGCACCTTCAGAAGACCTAAAAGGTAAAGTTGTTGATGTAATCGAAAAAGGATATACATTGAATGATAAAGTTATTCGTTTTGCTAAAGTTGTCATAGGAGAATAA
- the dnaJ gene encoding molecular chaperone DnaJ translates to MSKRDYYEILGVSKSASESEIKKAYRKLAIKYHPDKNPDDNEAEDKFKEAAEAYDILSNPEKKQKYDQFGHAAFEGGAGGGGGFGGAGMSMDDIFSMFGDIFGGGGGGGFGGFSGFGGGGSNFSRNKGSNLRVRVRLNLKEIAEGVDKKIKVNKYIKCGTCSGTGAKDSSAFHTCAKCSGTGRVTQVVNSFLGQMRTEAVCPDCGGDGKTITDKCKDCHGEGIVKGEEVIHVHIPAGVAEGMQLSVSGKGNAAKRGGEPGDLLVVITEEEHPELIRDDNDLIYNLYTTFPNLALGCDAEIPTIDGKVKVKLEAGTQPGKILRLRGKGLPDVNGYGKGDLLVQVHLWVPNKLNKEEQELLEKLSTLPNFNKSPRENKSFKDKLKDMFK, encoded by the coding sequence ATGAGTAAACGTGATTATTATGAAATACTTGGGGTGTCCAAAAGTGCATCTGAGTCTGAAATAAAGAAAGCATACCGTAAATTAGCGATCAAGTATCATCCGGATAAAAACCCTGATGACAATGAAGCTGAGGATAAGTTTAAAGAAGCTGCGGAAGCTTATGACATCTTAAGCAACCCTGAGAAGAAACAGAAGTATGATCAGTTTGGACATGCTGCATTTGAAGGAGGAGCTGGCGGTGGCGGTGGCTTCGGTGGTGCAGGTATGTCTATGGATGATATCTTCTCTATGTTCGGTGACATCTTTGGCGGTGGCGGCGGAGGTGGCTTCGGCGGATTCAGTGGATTTGGTGGCGGAGGATCAAACTTCAGTAGAAACAAAGGCTCAAATCTGCGTGTTAGGGTAAGACTTAACCTAAAGGAAATTGCCGAAGGTGTTGACAAAAAGATAAAAGTCAATAAATATATTAAATGTGGTACTTGTTCAGGAACAGGTGCTAAAGATAGTAGTGCATTCCACACTTGTGCTAAATGTAGTGGCACAGGTCGTGTCACGCAAGTAGTGAACTCATTCTTGGGTCAGATGCGTACAGAAGCAGTATGTCCTGACTGTGGAGGAGATGGCAAAACCATTACCGACAAATGTAAGGATTGTCATGGAGAAGGAATCGTTAAAGGAGAAGAGGTAATTCACGTTCATATTCCTGCGGGAGTTGCTGAAGGAATGCAGTTAAGTGTTTCGGGTAAAGGTAACGCAGCAAAAAGAGGTGGAGAACCTGGAGATCTTCTTGTTGTAATTACAGAAGAAGAACATCCAGAACTGATTCGAGATGACAACGATTTAATTTATAATCTCTATACCACATTCCCAAATCTTGCACTAGGATGTGATGCCGAGATACCGACTATTGATGGTAAGGTAAAGGTTAAACTAGAAGCAGGTACGCAACCAGGTAAAATTCTTCGTCTTCGTGGCAAAGGACTTCCTGATGTGAATGGCTATGGCAAAGGAGACTTGCTTGTTCAAGTTCATCTATGGGTACCAAATAAACTCAACAAAGAGGAACAAGAACTACTTGAGAAGCTAAGCACTCTACCTAATTTCAATAAAAGTCCAAGAGAAAATAAGAGTTTCAAGGACAAGTTGAAAGACATGTTTAAATAA
- a CDS encoding sigma-70 family RNA polymerase sigma factor → MAKFANDEIIYGIKTQNHAVLHSLYRSYFKVISYYIQNNSGTEEDASDVFQESLIVIYRKIQDGDFELTCSFDTYLYAVCRNLWLKELKKRDRFSEELVGDSQFASFELEDDMEEVIQKNERYRLYQKHFDLMGEDCKKLMSLFLKKVPLKEIARLMNYSSEQYAKKRKFRCKEYLVKSIQNDDEFGNL, encoded by the coding sequence ATGGCTAAATTTGCTAATGATGAAATAATTTATGGTATTAAGACACAGAACCATGCGGTTCTTCACTCCCTGTATCGTAGTTATTTTAAAGTGATTTCATACTATATTCAAAATAATAGTGGAACGGAAGAAGATGCTAGCGACGTCTTTCAGGAATCGTTAATCGTAATATACAGAAAGATTCAAGATGGTGATTTTGAGTTGACTTGTAGTTTTGATACATATCTTTATGCTGTGTGTCGTAATCTTTGGCTTAAAGAGTTGAAGAAGCGTGATCGTTTTTCTGAAGAGTTAGTTGGTGATTCTCAGTTTGCTTCTTTTGAATTAGAAGATGATATGGAGGAGGTGATTCAAAAAAATGAACGCTATCGTCTGTATCAAAAGCATTTTGACTTAATGGGGGAAGATTGTAAAAAGTTAATGTCTCTTTTTCTAAAGAAGGTTCCACTAAAGGAGATTGCCCGTTTAATGAATTATAGTAGTGAGCAGTACGCTAAGAAAAGAAAATTTCGTTGTAAGGAATACCTTGTAAAGAGTATTCAGAACGATGACGAGTTTGGCAACCTGTAG
- the lepB gene encoding signal peptidase I — MSFIQEKIRENKKGFIKFIVYSILYLLWLLWLGNFYLLPGLLIIFDLYVTQKVNWTFWKKRRPEGEKMTKTEEWVDGIIFAVIAATFLRAFFIEAYTIPTSSMEKSMLVGDYLFVSKVSYGPKVPNTPVAFPLVHHTLPFTESTPAFTEAVEWPYHRLKGFGDVKRNDVVVFNYPDGDTVASKMQNQSYYQLVRAYGWKEVNSNKRVFGDILHRPVDKREHYIKRCIALPGDSLQVKHGVAFINGQQQDDVKNLQYEYQLRTNGSRINPKVLDEIGVSPDDISTNGVVYQMPLTSEMVDKLKAYKGIKSIIKYEAQKPSLSLFPFDSRYPWNEDNYGPIYVPKKGAKVTLTLDNLPLYHRIIETYEGNKLEVKDGKILINDAPADSYTFKLNYYWMMGDNRHNSADSRYWGFVPEDHVVGKAVFVWFSVDKFKGFPDNIRWKRLFSFVK, encoded by the coding sequence ATGAGTTTTATTCAAGAAAAAATCAGAGAGAATAAGAAAGGTTTCATAAAATTCATCGTTTACTCGATTCTTTATCTCTTATGGTTACTATGGTTAGGGAATTTCTATCTTCTTCCTGGACTTTTGATTATTTTTGATCTATACGTTACTCAAAAAGTGAATTGGACTTTTTGGAAGAAGCGTCGTCCCGAGGGTGAGAAAATGACTAAGACCGAAGAGTGGGTAGATGGAATTATATTTGCAGTTATTGCAGCAACATTCTTAAGAGCATTCTTTATTGAAGCTTATACCATCCCCACTTCATCTATGGAGAAATCAATGCTTGTAGGTGATTACCTATTTGTGAGTAAAGTAAGTTATGGTCCAAAAGTGCCTAACACTCCCGTTGCTTTTCCATTGGTGCATCATACCTTGCCTTTTACGGAATCGACCCCAGCATTTACTGAAGCAGTAGAGTGGCCATATCATCGTCTTAAGGGCTTTGGTGATGTGAAACGCAATGATGTTGTGGTATTTAATTATCCTGATGGCGATACTGTTGCATCTAAAATGCAAAACCAAAGTTATTACCAACTCGTACGTGCCTATGGTTGGAAAGAGGTAAATAGCAATAAAAGAGTATTTGGAGATATACTTCATCGTCCTGTGGATAAGCGTGAGCATTATATTAAGAGATGTATTGCTCTGCCTGGTGATTCTCTTCAAGTGAAACATGGTGTCGCATTTATCAATGGGCAACAGCAAGATGATGTCAAGAACTTACAATATGAGTATCAATTACGTACTAATGGATCTCGTATTAATCCAAAGGTTCTAGATGAAATAGGAGTCTCTCCAGATGATATCTCTACCAATGGGGTAGTCTATCAAATGCCTCTGACGTCTGAGATGGTTGATAAACTTAAAGCGTATAAGGGTATCAAGTCTATCATTAAATATGAGGCACAGAAACCTAGTTTGTCACTATTCCCATTTGATAGTAGGTATCCATGGAACGAAGATAATTATGGACCTATCTATGTGCCTAAGAAGGGGGCTAAAGTGACTTTGACATTAGACAATCTACCACTATATCATCGTATTATTGAGACTTATGAAGGGAATAAGTTGGAAGTTAAAGATGGTAAAATACTCATCAATGATGCTCCTGCTGATAGTTATACCTTTAAGCTCAACTACTATTGGATGATGGGAGATAATCGTCATAATTCAGCAGATTCACGCTATTGGGGATTTGTTCCTGAAGATCATGTTGTTGGAAAAGCGGTATTTGTATGGTTTTCTGTGGATAAGTTTAAGGGTTTTCCTGATAATATCAGATGGAAGCGTCTTTTCTCTTTTGTGAAGTGA
- the dapB gene encoding 4-hydroxy-tetrahydrodipicolinate reductase, whose protein sequence is MKIALIGYGKMGKTIEKICLDRGHEIALVVDEQNANSITSKDLEGLDVAIEFTNPASAVKNYNLCFDAGVPVVSGTTGWLDQEAAVIEQMKAKDGTFFYASNFSLGVNLFFELNKKLGQMMNRFPDYDVDMVEVHHTQKLDAPSGTAITLAEGIFETVDRKTSWTLDAPKEEQLHIEAERRGDVPGIHTVKYESEVDEIVITHSAKSRQGFAFGAVLAAEFAFDKKGALNMRDLLNL, encoded by the coding sequence ATGAAAATAGCATTGATTGGTTACGGAAAGATGGGGAAAACCATCGAGAAAATTTGTTTAGATCGAGGTCATGAGATAGCCTTGGTTGTTGATGAACAAAATGCAAATAGTATTACATCAAAGGATCTTGAGGGATTGGATGTAGCCATTGAATTTACAAATCCAGCTTCTGCAGTTAAGAATTACAATTTATGTTTTGATGCTGGGGTACCAGTGGTGAGTGGAACAACAGGTTGGTTAGACCAAGAAGCAGCGGTTATAGAACAGATGAAAGCGAAAGATGGAACTTTCTTCTATGCCTCTAATTTTAGTCTAGGTGTTAATTTGTTTTTTGAGCTCAACAAGAAGCTTGGGCAAATGATGAATCGTTTTCCTGACTATGATGTTGACATGGTGGAGGTACACCATACACAGAAGTTGGATGCCCCTAGTGGTACAGCTATAACTTTAGCTGAGGGTATCTTTGAAACTGTGGATCGTAAAACATCATGGACATTGGACGCTCCTAAAGAAGAGCAACTACATATTGAAGCGGAAAGACGTGGGGATGTGCCAGGAATCCACACCGTGAAATATGAATCAGAAGTAGACGAAATTGTGATTACACATAGCGCTAAAAGTAGACAAGGTTTTGCTTTCGGTGCAGTGCTTGCTGCTGAATTTGCTTTCGATAAGAAGGGAGCATTAAATATGCGCGACCTACTTAATTTATAA
- a CDS encoding redoxin domain-containing protein → MRFGRIIIHYLSLSVVFLLVSVSYVTASGIKVHLTGSHDNDKVYLAVYQGTSIMLVDSVQLNQGVGVIPSKNIKGPGLYKLYIDKDRHQDILLGDDYDMSITATAGDKLKINNVVGAKETVLFFQYESRLLDARNAMSSYRKQYTEFENNKDSVAAIRKRMNTLNERMKRFMQAQSSESNTLFYADFIKAAKSVGLPKSLYGNARKDTVLWSKQYNFMRNHFFDNIDFSNEGLVRSPILERNLDKYMKDILVPLPDSIGPALLMVIEKSKKNEAVYKYVANHLLTSSINSKIMGMDKVFVQIASQNQLRSGQTLLDSVNYKKVKDKVMAVMPVLVGAKAHNLSLQDSQDRDVSLYSQQGKYHVVVFWDPTCNHCKKVVPDLYQRAFTKYFGEGVDFMAVNTQQDVEKWSKFIKDQNIGQWINVYDKYGNSFMHHYYNITTTPKIYLLDHDMKIVAKDVGVDTLVDILDEKLN, encoded by the coding sequence ATGCGTTTTGGTAGAATTATAATTCATTACCTATCTCTTAGTGTAGTGTTTTTGCTTGTCTCTGTAAGTTATGTTACTGCATCTGGGATTAAAGTTCATCTTACTGGTAGTCATGATAATGATAAGGTTTATCTAGCTGTTTACCAGGGAACCTCGATCATGTTGGTTGATAGTGTTCAGTTGAACCAAGGGGTTGGTGTTATTCCAAGTAAGAATATCAAAGGCCCTGGTCTCTATAAGCTATACATCGATAAGGATAGACACCAAGACATTCTTCTAGGTGATGATTATGACATGTCTATTACTGCTACTGCAGGAGATAAATTGAAGATTAATAACGTCGTAGGTGCTAAAGAGACTGTGCTATTTTTTCAATATGAAAGTAGACTACTTGATGCCCGAAATGCTATGAGTTCGTATCGAAAGCAGTATACAGAATTTGAGAATAATAAAGACAGTGTTGCTGCTATACGCAAGCGCATGAATACTTTGAATGAGCGTATGAAGCGTTTTATGCAAGCTCAATCATCAGAATCTAATACGCTTTTTTATGCAGACTTTATAAAAGCAGCAAAATCTGTAGGTTTACCCAAAAGTTTATACGGTAATGCTCGTAAAGACACCGTGCTGTGGAGTAAGCAATATAACTTCATGAGAAATCATTTCTTTGACAATATTGATTTCTCTAATGAGGGGCTTGTTCGAAGTCCTATCTTGGAACGAAACCTTGATAAGTATATGAAAGATATACTTGTGCCGCTACCTGATTCAATTGGCCCTGCTTTGTTAATGGTTATTGAGAAAAGTAAAAAGAATGAGGCAGTGTACAAATACGTTGCAAATCATCTCTTAACCTCTTCTATTAATTCAAAGATTATGGGAATGGATAAGGTGTTTGTTCAAATTGCATCTCAAAATCAATTACGATCTGGACAGACACTTTTAGATTCAGTTAATTATAAGAAAGTGAAAGATAAGGTGATGGCTGTAATGCCTGTGTTAGTGGGGGCAAAGGCGCATAACTTAAGTTTGCAAGATTCTCAAGATAGGGATGTTTCATTGTATAGTCAGCAAGGTAAATACCATGTTGTTGTCTTTTGGGATCCTACCTGTAATCACTGTAAAAAGGTCGTTCCAGATCTGTATCAACGAGCTTTTACAAAGTATTTTGGAGAAGGTGTTGATTTTATGGCTGTAAACACACAACAGGATGTGGAAAAATGGAGCAAATTTATTAAAGATCAAAACATTGGTCAATGGATTAATGTTTACGATAAATATGGGAATAGTTTTATGCATCATTATTACAATATAACTACCACGCCTAAAATATATCTACTAGATCATGATATGAAGATTGTGGCGAAGGATGTTGGCGTTGATACACTTGTCGATATATTGGATGAAAAGTTGAATTGA